GATCTGGCCCGCAACCGGCCGAACGCGGTGCTCGACCGCTACTCCGGCCGCGCCGGCCTGTACCCGGCCGAACAGCTGCGGGTGGCGCAGGCCTGGCAGGCCTCCGGCCACCCGGTCCAGGCCGAGGAGTTGCTGGCCCGGGTCCGGGAGGGCACCGACCGGCTCTCCTCGGTCTCCGCCTGGCTGCTCACCGCGCTCGCCGCCGACGCGCAGGGCCGGGGCCAGCGCGCGGCCGACGCGATGGCGCACGCGCTCGCCGGGGCCGAGCCGCAGCACATCCGGCGGCCGTTCCGCCGCTTCGACGCCGATCGGGTGCTGGTCCTGGCCGAGCGGCAGCAGTGGCTGACCGAGCCGGTCGGCTCGTCCGGGGAGAGCGTGCTCGCCGAGATCACCGGGGAGTTCCCGACGATCGGCGGCGCGGTCGCCGGGCCGCTCAGCGAGCGTGAGATCGACGTTTTGCAGTACCTGCCGACCGTGCTGACCGCCGGGGAGATCGCCGAGAACCTCGGGATCTCGGTGAACACGGTCAAGGCGCACATGCGCTCGATCTATCGCAAGCTCGGCGCCGGCCGCCGCCGGGAGGCCGTGGTCACGGCTCGTCAGCTGGGGCTGCTGTGAGGAACTCCCGGCTGATCAGGCCGCCGACGATCGCGGCCAGCAGCAGGCAGAAGGAGAGCACGTACAGCCAGCCGATGTAGGTGAACGCCAGCCCGATCGTGCCGTACTTGTCGGCGCTGGATTGCAGCGCCCGGGGCAGATAGATCGCCCCGGCGCCGCGCACCGCGATCATCATCAGGCCGAACACCACGCCGCCGGCCAGCAGCGGGCCCTTCGGGGCCCGCCGGCCGAGCAGCAGCCAGGGCAGCAGGATCGCCAGCGCGCAGTCCGCGACGAACGCGACCAGCACCCCGGAGACGTTCGGCGCGGGCAGCAGCGAGGCCAGCCAGGTCAGCACCCGGGCGAACAGCAGGAACACCACCAGCACCACCACGGTGCCGATCTGCCGCCCGGTCGCGGCGGCGCCGGCCGGCTTCTGCTCGACCGGCCACACCACCAGGTAGGAACGGACCAGCGCGCGGCTCAGCCCGGTCGCCGACAGCAGCACGATCAGGCAGCCGGCCACGCCGAACGCGTTGCTGTGGCTGCCGCCGATCGCGTCCTGCAGCAGCCGCTCGCTGCTGTCCGGCAGGTGCAGCACCCCGGCCAGCCGCTCCCGGTAATGCGGCCCGATCAGCGCCGCCAGCATGATCAGCAGCGGGAAGATCGAGGTGAACGACTGCGCGGCCAGGGTCATCGCGCGGTCGAAGATCTGCACCCGGACCAGCTCACCGAGGCCGGTCAGCGTCAGCTTGCCGACCCGGGTGCCCAGCCACAGCGCGGCCCGCGGCCGCAGCCAGCGCGGGATCCGTGCGTCCCACTCGGTCGGTTCCGGCATCACGGTTCACCCCCGGTGGGTCACTGTTCGCGAGCCACCGCCGGGTCGCCCCATCCCACCGGAATGAAAACCGATGTGGGTACGCCCGGAGCGGTCCCGCCGCCCGCGTTCACCCCGCCGGAGTGAGGTGGCGCCGCCGGGCGGCCGGGACGCTGTGGCCATGCGGGTCAGGGAGCTTCTCGTCACGGTCGGACTCGGGACGGCCGTCGTCGGCGTGACGATCGGCGTGCTCCCCG
Above is a genomic segment from Actinoplanes ianthinogenes containing:
- a CDS encoding YhjD/YihY/BrkB family envelope integrity protein codes for the protein MPEPTEWDARIPRWLRPRAALWLGTRVGKLTLTGLGELVRVQIFDRAMTLAAQSFTSIFPLLIMLAALIGPHYRERLAGVLHLPDSSERLLQDAIGGSHSNAFGVAGCLIVLLSATGLSRALVRSYLVVWPVEQKPAGAAATGRQIGTVVVLVVFLLFARVLTWLASLLPAPNVSGVLVAFVADCALAILLPWLLLGRRAPKGPLLAGGVVFGLMMIAVRGAGAIYLPRALQSSADKYGTIGLAFTYIGWLYVLSFCLLLAAIVGGLISREFLTAAPADEP